One Nicotiana tomentosiformis chromosome 4, ASM39032v3, whole genome shotgun sequence genomic window carries:
- the LOC138909547 gene encoding uncharacterized protein produces MPGLDPKVEVHHVAVENGARPVKQAQRRFRLDLVPLIESEVKKLIEVGFIREVKYPTWISIIILVKRRMAKFEILMPLKRAMQNIFDDLLQENVEFYVDDLVVKSRKRSDQLKGLRMVPELLRKYQLRMNLLKCAFGVTSEEFLGFIVRHR; encoded by the exons ATGCCTGGATTGGACCCTAAAGTAGAAGTCCATCACGTTGCAGTTGAGAATGGCGCTCGTCCTGTTAAGCAAGCTCAAAGGCGCTTTAGGTTGGACTTGGTTCCCTTGATCGAAAGTGAAGTTAAAAAACTCATTGAAGTTGGTTTTATTCGTGAGGTTAAATATCCAACATGGATTTCAATTATTATCCTTGTGAAAAGAAGAATGGCCAAATTCGA aataCTGATGCCACTTAAAAGGGCTATGCAAAATATTTTTGATGACCTCCTCCAAGAGAATGTTGAATTCTATGTTGATGACTTAGTGGTGAAGTCAAGAAAGAGGAGTGACCAATTGAAAGGTTTGAGAATGGTTCCTGAGTTGCTCCGGaagtaccaacttaggatgaatctattaaaatgtgcatttggagttacttctgaagagttccttggtttcattgttcGACATCGATAG